TTATACTTACATCTTTTCTCTCCATAACATTCACCAGAGCGTACTCCAGCATGGCGGCAAACACAAACCCCAGACACACGGCCATCCAGACGTCCAGGGCCTTGATATACGACACTTGAGGTACAGACGAGGCTAGATTCgtcctctgattggtcagtgttaGCACTGTGAGGATGCCCAGCGAGATTCGAGCCGGGACCGCGTCTATACTGAGCCAGAAAGACACCCAGGAGAGCAGGACGATTAGGATGGTAGGTATATATACTTGTATGACAAAGTAGCCGATGTTTCTGTTAAAATGCATCTGCAGCTGTATACACGTGAAGTTACCTGTGACAATCAAAggactatatatacataggaaCAAATACGAAAAGATGCTGCTATtgcaataaataaacaatatatatatgacacaaTGACATGATTAAAAATTCacaattaattatacatttgttCAACTATCACAATATACATAGATCATGGTCTTTCGATTATCAAATACATAAAGTCAAATAGGTTTTTTTTGTCTTAACGTCTTAACGCGAGCAGCTCATGGCTCGCTTATATTGCggataaaacaacaaaaactacATCACTAGTGTTTGAACAAACTTCACTTCTCCGAAACTTCGACATTCATATCCATAGTGTTCACTGACTTATTTATAGTATTATTTCCAAAACTTCGATATTCAGATACATAGTGTTCACAGACTAACCTTTTATATCACCATCAAACTCCAACATTCATATTCATAGTGTTCACGGACTTACCTTCAGTATCACCTCCAAACCTCCGACATTCAGATATGTAATGTTCACAGACTTACCTTCAGTATCACTTCCGAAATTCTGATATTCATATCCATAGTTTCAACGGACTTACATACAGTATCATCTTCAAAACTCCCACAATCAGATACAAAGTGTTCATGGACTTACCTTCAGTATCACCTCCAAACCTCCGACATTCAAATACATAATGTTCACGGACTTACCTACAGTGTCACCTCTAAATCTCCGACATTCAGATACAAAGTGTTCATGGACTTACCTTCAGTATCACCTCCAAATCTCCGACATATTCAAATACATAATGTTACCTACAGTATCATATCCAAAACTCGACTATTCAGATACATAATGTTCACGGACTTGCCTACAGTTGTCACCTCCAAATCTCCGACATTCAGATACAAAGTGTTCACGGACGTACCTACAGTAACACCTCCAAACCTCCGACATTCAAATACATAATGTTCACGGACTTACGCAAcataggttacatttgttacgttCCACAGTTTGTTCACATTTTTTACCTTCAGTATCACCTCCAAAACTCCGACATTCAGATACATGGTGTTCACGGAGATCAAACTGCGGTAGTTCCATTTTTAAAGAGCTCATTGGTTTGTATTGGGTTGATCTTTCTCCAGCGGAATCGTAGATTGTTCATAGTAAAAGCAACAATGACAGTAATGGTCCTAAATTAACCGATATGTGATAACACCAATATGTGATGACGTACTTGAGCTTAAAAGTTTTAATGTTTCTATATTTCTTAATTATCAATGCAAATGTATTGTGGAATGAAAAGAATTATAggtattatttttgatatattaaaaaatatcggTTTTCAAATATCGAGATTAATGTTATTACAGCACGTAGAATTGAGTTGCTCACGTATTACGTACAGCTTTGCATGTAAAATTCACATATTTGTGAGTCCATGGGTATTTATGGAGTTTCATTTTATACAggacattggtttttgttgtttttgacagacatctgtaatataaaaaatgtaaaacaaaataattttgtgttgCCAACAGTTTACATTCAAGCAATGTTAAATCcgtgctgaaaaatcaccattttatgatatagatttttttttcctgCTTAGAAATGCTGTATATAAATTGGACTTTTTTGGGACGAAGTTTTGTTGATCAATTGTGGTCAATCTACAATGATAGATCATTTGTTCCTTTTTGAAAATGtcaatctttgaaatatttgacgcgttaatttttagtcaaattcgagatggcgaACCCGGAAATTCATCCCACTCCAAACCTCCGACATTCAGATACAAAGTGTTCACGTACTTACCTACAGAATCATATCCTAATCTCCGACATTCCGATACATAATGATCACGGACTTACCACCTCCAGTATCATCTCCAAAACTCAGACATTCCGATACATGGTGTTCACAGACTTACCTTCAGTATCACCTCCAAACCTCCGACATTCAAATACATAGTGTTCACGGACTTACCTACAGTGTCACCTCCAAACCTCCGACATTCAAATACATAGTGTTCACGGACTTACCTACAGTGTCACCTCCAAACCTCCGACATTCAAATACATAGTGTTCACGGACTTACCTTCAGTATCACCTCCAAACCTCCGACATTCAAATACATAGTGTTCACGGACTTATCTACAGTGTCACCTCCAAATCTCCGACATTCACATACATAGTGTTCACAGACTTACCTTCAGTATCACCTCCGAAATTCCGATATTCATAACCATAGTGTTTACGGACTAACTTacattattatttcttaaaCTCTCAATAAGATACATAGCGTTCACGGACTAACCTTTAGTATCACCTCAAAAACTCCGACATTTAGATACGTAGTATTCACGGACTCCGACATTATTTCCCATAGTGTTCACGAACATCGACATTCATACCCATAGTGTTCACAGACTTACCTTCAGTATCACCTCCAAAACTCCGACATTCAGATACATGGTGTTCGCGGAGATCAAACTGCGGTAGTTCCATTTTCTCATTGGTTTGTATTGGGTTGATCTTTCTCCAGCGGAATCGTAGATTGTTCATAGTAAAAGCAACTGAATGACAGTAATGGTCCTAAATTAACCGATATGTGATAACACCAATATGTGATGACGTactttaaaagttttaatgttaaatatttcttaattatcaATGCAAATGTAATGGAATGAAAAGAATTATAggtattattttataaagatatattaaaaaatatcggTTTTCAAATATCGAGATTAATGTTATTACTAGCACGTAGAATTGAGTTGCTCACGTATATTCACGTACAGCTTTGCATGTAAAGGGCACATATTTGTGAGTCCAGTGGGTATTTATGGAGTTTCATTGGACAGGACGCAGTGACAGacactctgtaatatacaaaatgtaaaacaaaatatttgtgtgCTACCAAGTTTACATTTTGCAATGTTATAATCCGTGCTGGAAAGTGATTAgtatgatataattttttttagaaCCTGCTTAGAAATGCTGTAAAATAAATGACTTTCTAAGGACGAAGTTGAGTTAAATCTACAATGATAGAAGTTGATTCCTTTTGATCACGCAATCTTTAAATCTTATTGACGCGTTAAAGAATCTGAACCTGAATGTTCCCATTTCACGAAACCTTTGATATATTCTTATAATCTATTTTGTAAACGAACTAATGGAAACTCCGTATTATTCACACTCCACGTAAAAGTGTGCAATAGTTTAGGCGAAATGCCATTGATATGGTGTTTTGTCATACCACAATCATTAGAATCGCGATCTAATCACGACCTCTTATCACGACCAAATTACGATCTCTAATCACGACCTCTAATCAAGAACTAATCACTTCTAATCACGACATAATCACGACGTAATCACGACCTTATCTCGACCGCTAATCACGACCTAATTACGACCTTATTACGACATCTAATCACGACCTAATCACAACCTTTCATCACGACCTCTAATCACGACCTCATCACAACCTCTAATCATGTCCTCTAATCAAAACCTCTAATCACGACTTGATCACGACCTCTAATCACAACCTCTAATCACGACCTCATCACAACCTCTAATCATGTCCTCTAATCAAAACCTCTAATCACGACTTGATCACGACCTCTAATCACAACCTCTCATCACGACCTCCAATCACGACCTCTAATCACGACCTAATCACGACCTAATCACAACCTCTCATCACGACCTATAATCACGACTTGATCCCGACCTCTAATAACGACCTTATCACGACCTAATCACGATCTCTAATCACCACCTCTAATCACGACTGGAACACGACCTCTAATTACGAGCTAATCACGACCTAATCACGACTACTACCGTACATCCAAACATTCTCCATACATCTTATAGtcttattgttatttttacataagTTTCTCTCTGTCACTAAATTACCATATGTTTGTTTTCACAGAGATGTAGTTATATGTACTTCTACCAATTAAATGCCAAATACAATTACCAACTTGCTAATACCTCCTTCACACTGAACGAAAACCGCGCTACGACCTAGAAAATCAGTTAGATCATGGTAGATCGTTACAACGTCGTAGCTAGGTCTTTAGAGCGTATAAGCAACGCAGGTAGGTCGTCATTGCGTGGGACAGAGCGTGGTTTAAGGGTCGTAGCGAGATCGTACCAAGGTCGTAAAACTCGTGGCAGCGAGTTCAGCGTAGTAGAAACGTAGGATTCGCGTGGCTTGGTCGTCAAAACTATGATGCAACACTCCCTACGCTGGTCTGGCGTTTAAACTACAATCGACCAACTACAGCTTTACGTTGTCATCACATCTATATGAATTCATATTTCACAGCCACCCTTCATTTATCGTCTGACCGTCATTAAAGTCAAATAAAACAGTAATTTTGAGAGGGGAAAAAAGAGGTGGCCGTTTTCTCATTATTCTTTCCCTTCTCCGCAGCAATAGGGCTATTGCCATCCTaacttgaaatatattttgctgACAATGCAAGTACATCAAAgcttgattttcatttttaaggTGTTTCTTCCTCAAAAGCAAGAATGAAACCGAGAGTGGAGGCTCGATGACatcgtatatacatgtatagtaaacGTAGGTCGGTCTTGACAAAGTCGTGGAAATAATGTAGCGCAAACGGGATCTTCGCGGAAGCAGCGGAATACTAGCGTGATGAGATCTTCTAGAGCGTAGCAGCATCCGGATCTTGTCGTAAAATATCGTACTGACAGCATGGTCTGTTGTATTATAAACGAAGAACGTACCGTTGACGTAAAGGATGTGGCGCAAAGCTATTTTTGTGCGCGGTAGAAGCGTATCAGTGTCGTTAAAACAGTCACACTAAAGATGGTTTTCAAACAGTTACGATCTTAATGGTCGCGGAGGTCATGGAGAGCATAGTAAAGTCTTCATCCAGTGTGAGGGGGCCGTTATATATGCATTACGAAAAGTGAAAAATTCTACCTACTTTGCACTCTTTTAAAcgtgtttttttgtttactaGACCTAGTAATTATTATGCCTTACCGTAGTCGGTACACGATTCGACCATTTTCGTACAGATGCAGCATTTTGTTTGGCACTGTGACGTCATGGAATGACGCTTTCTTTTCATTTGTGACGTAGAGATCAGGAACCCAAATAAGATCAATCAGCTTAGAATCGAGTTCGAGATACGTGGAGTCGATTAAGCCATAGAACTGAAGCCGGGCATCTATCCACTCTTGCTGTATGAACATGTTAAGCTGCAAATCCTGTGGCAATTCAAGACAAAAAGACATTTACATGAACGTCCATTCTAGGCCAttggctaggagggtcccacatacACCCTCCCCCcaaaacctccgaaccaatattttttcttaacccttatgaccgacctactgatcacaaatcaaaatgttaacattgcataggTTGGAATGAACTTCCGCttatgacatcatcaagatggccgccatctcgaatttcattaaaaaatgaaaaatagtcataacattgacatttttcaaccgaagtcgacaaatgaggtatcaaaatgaccacaatagaacaacaaatacatatcaggaccaaataatccaatatatgtacatgtagtgatttgt
The DNA window shown above is from Argopecten irradians isolate NY chromosome 8, Ai_NY, whole genome shotgun sequence and carries:
- the LOC138329761 gene encoding glycine receptor subunit alpha-2-like — its product is MKLCAKENQPIPLFEEFGSGDLQLNMFIQQEWIDARLQFYGLIDSTYLELDSKLIDLIWVPDLYVTNEKKASFHDVTVPNKMLHLYENGRIVYRLRVSVTASCPMKLHKYPLDSQICALYMQSFAFTMNNLRFRWRKINPIQTNEKMELPQFDLREHHVSECRSFGGDTEGNFTCIQLQMHFNRNIGYFVIQVYIPTILIVLLSWVSFWLSIDAVPARISLGILTVLTLTNQRTNLASSVPQVSYIKALDVWMAVCLGFVFAAMLEYALVNVMERKDGKKSGSFDPDVSKVKIRKRGEQIDRVSRLAFPLVFVGFCALYWIVYSV